In a single window of the Pandoraea pulmonicola genome:
- the rplK gene encoding 50S ribosomal protein L11 — protein MAKKIIGFIKLQIPAGKANPSPPVGPALGQRGLNIMEFCKAFNAQTQSLEPGLPIPVVITAFADKSFTFVLKTPPATVLIKKAANLQKGSSKPHTDKVGKITRAQAEEIAKTKMPDLTASDLDAAVRTIAGSARSMGITVEGL, from the coding sequence ATGGCAAAGAAAATCATCGGCTTTATCAAGCTGCAGATTCCTGCAGGTAAAGCCAACCCGTCGCCCCCCGTGGGCCCGGCCCTGGGTCAACGTGGCCTGAACATCATGGAGTTCTGCAAGGCGTTCAACGCGCAAACGCAGAGCCTCGAGCCGGGTCTGCCGATTCCGGTGGTGATCACCGCTTTCGCGGATAAGAGCTTCACGTTCGTCCTGAAGACCCCGCCGGCAACGGTGCTGATCAAGAAGGCTGCCAACCTGCAAAAGGGTTCGAGCAAGCCGCACACCGACAAGGTGGGCAAGATCACCCGCGCACAAGCGGAAGAAATCGCGAAGACCAAGATGCCTGACCTTACCGCCTCCGATCTGGATGCCGCGGTTCGCACCATCGCTGGCAGCGCACGTTCGATGGGCATCACGGTGGAGGGTCTGTAA
- the rplL gene encoding 50S ribosomal protein L7/L12 produces MAITKDEIIEAVGAMSVMELNDLVKAFEEKFGVSAAALAVAGPAGAGGGAAAAEEQTEFNVILAEVGANKVGVIKAVREITGLGLKEAKDLVDGAPKAVKEGVDKAAADEAKKKLEEAGAKVEVK; encoded by the coding sequence ATGGCAATCACGAAAGACGAAATCATCGAAGCCGTAGGCGCGATGTCGGTTATGGAACTGAACGACCTGGTCAAGGCGTTCGAAGAGAAGTTCGGCGTGTCGGCAGCTGCCCTGGCAGTGGCTGGCCCGGCGGGTGCTGGCGGCGGTGCCGCTGCTGCTGAAGAGCAGACCGAATTCAACGTCATCCTGGCGGAAGTCGGTGCCAACAAGGTCGGCGTCATCAAGGCCGTGCGCGAAATCACCGGCCTGGGCCTGAAGGAAGCCAAGGATCTGGTTGACGGCGCTCCGAAGGCTGTCAAGGAAGGCGTCGACAAGGCTGCCGCCGACGAAGCCAAGAAGAAGCTGGAAGAAGCCGGCGCCAAGGTCGAAGTCAAGTAA
- the rplJ gene encoding 50S ribosomal protein L10, whose protein sequence is MALNLDDKKAVVAEVSAQVAGASTIVVAEYRGITVGDLTKLRANARQQGVYLRVLKNTLARRAVENTPFADLAEQMTGPLIYGISTDPVAAAKVLNDFSKGNDKLILKAGSYDGKVMDKAGVQALASIPSRDELLAKLLGVMQAPVSGFARVLAAVAEKKQAEAA, encoded by the coding sequence GTGGCACTTAATCTTGATGATAAGAAAGCCGTCGTGGCTGAAGTATCGGCGCAAGTCGCCGGCGCTTCGACCATCGTTGTGGCTGAATATCGCGGAATCACGGTTGGCGATCTGACGAAGCTTCGCGCCAATGCGCGTCAGCAAGGCGTCTACCTGCGCGTTCTGAAGAACACGCTGGCTCGCCGCGCGGTGGAAAACACCCCGTTTGCTGACCTGGCTGAGCAGATGACCGGTCCTCTGATCTACGGTATCTCGACGGATCCCGTAGCCGCTGCGAAAGTCCTGAACGACTTTTCGAAGGGCAACGACAAGTTGATCTTGAAGGCCGGCTCGTACGACGGCAAGGTGATGGACAAGGCAGGCGTGCAAGCGCTGGCCTCGATCCCGAGCCGCGACGAACTGCTCGCGAAGTTGCTGGGTGTCATGCAAGCGCCGGTTTCCGGCTTTGCTCGCGTCCTGGCTGCCGTGGCAGAGAAGAAGCAAGCGGAAGCTGCTTAA
- the rpoC gene encoding DNA-directed RNA polymerase subunit beta', whose product MKALLDLFKQVQQDEQFDAIKIGLASPDKIRSWSFGEVKKPETINYRTFKPERDGLFCAKIFGPIKDYECLCGKYKRLKHRGVICEKCGVEVTLAKVRRERMGHIELASPVAHIWFLKSLPSRLGMVLDMTLRDIERVLYFEAYVVLEPGMTPLKRCQIMTEEDYYNKVEEYGDEFRAEMGAEGVRELLRSIDIDQQVEHLRAELQATGSEAKIKKYAKRLKVLEAFQRSGIKPEWMVLEVLPVLPPELRPLVPLDGGRFATSDLNDLYRRVINRNNRLKRLLELKAPDIIVRNEKRMLQESVDSLLDNGRRGKAMTGANKRPLKSLADMIKGKSGRFRQNLLGKRVDYSGRSVITVGPTLKLHQCGLPKLMALELFKPFIFHKLEVMGVATTIKAAKKEVENQTPVVWDILEEVIREHPIMLNRAPTLHRLGIQAFEPVLIEGKAIQLHPLVCAAFNADFDGDQMAVHVPLSLEAQMEARTLMLASNNVLFPANGDPSIVPSQDIVLGLYYATRDKINGRGEGLSFVDVSEVLRAYDNKEVELASRVNVRITEYTVDPETGEKTPKVTLYPTTVGRAILSEILPPGLPFSVLNKSLKKKEISKLINTAFRRCGLRETVIFVDKLMQSGFRLATRAGISICVDDMLVPTKKEELIGEASKKVKEYDRQYMSGLVTAQERYNNVVDIWGATGDAVGKAMMEQLSKEKTIDRDGNAVDQESFNSIYMMADSGARGSSAQIRQLAGMRGLMAKPDGSIIETPITANFREGLNVLQYFISTHGARKGLADTALKTANSGYLTRRLVDVTQDLVVVEDDCGTSNGVAMKALVEGGEVVEALRDRILGRVAVADVVNPETQETVFEAGTLLDEDVVETIESLGIDEVRVRTPLTCDTRYGLCAACYGRDLGRGARVNVGEAVGVIAAQSIGEPGTQLTMRTFHIGGAASRAAVASSIEAKSNGTVRFTATMRYVTNGKGEQIVISRSGEILITDDHGRERERHKVPYGATLLQLDGAQVKAGAQLGTWDPLTRPIITEHGGIAKFENVEEGVTVAKQIDDVTGLSTLVVIDPKRRGPASKNVRPQVKLLDENGQEVKIPGTDHAVTIGFQVGALITVKDGQHVPVGEVLARIPTESQKTRDITGGLPRVAELFEARAPKDAGILAEVTGTTSFGKDTKGKQRLVITDLDGNQHEFLIPKEKQVLVHDGQVVNKGEMIVDGPADPHDILRLQGIEALARYIVDEVQDVYRLQGVKINDKHIEVIVRQMLRRVQIVDSGDTRFITGEQVERSDMLDENDAMIAQDKRPAQYENVLLGITKASLSTDSFISAASFQETTRVLTEAAIMGKKDDLRGLKENVIVGRLIPAGTGLAYHKARKARETSDRERHDQIALEEAFAPMPTSEEERAAE is encoded by the coding sequence ATGAAAGCTTTGCTCGATCTATTCAAGCAAGTCCAACAGGACGAACAGTTCGACGCGATCAAGATCGGTCTGGCTTCGCCGGACAAGATCCGTTCGTGGTCGTTCGGCGAAGTGAAGAAGCCGGAAACGATCAACTACCGGACTTTCAAGCCCGAGCGTGACGGTCTGTTCTGCGCAAAGATCTTCGGTCCGATCAAGGACTACGAGTGCCTTTGCGGCAAGTACAAGCGCCTGAAGCACCGCGGCGTGATCTGCGAGAAGTGCGGTGTGGAAGTCACGCTGGCGAAGGTGCGTCGCGAGCGCATGGGCCACATCGAGCTGGCCTCGCCGGTCGCGCACATCTGGTTCCTGAAGTCGCTGCCGTCGCGTCTGGGCATGGTGCTCGACATGACGCTGCGCGACATCGAACGCGTGCTGTACTTCGAAGCGTACGTGGTCCTCGAACCGGGCATGACGCCGCTCAAGCGCTGCCAGATCATGACCGAGGAGGATTACTACAACAAGGTCGAGGAATACGGCGACGAATTCCGTGCCGAGATGGGCGCGGAAGGCGTGCGCGAATTGCTGCGCTCGATCGACATCGACCAGCAGGTCGAGCATCTGCGCGCCGAGCTGCAGGCCACGGGCTCGGAAGCCAAGATCAAGAAGTACGCCAAGCGCCTGAAGGTGCTCGAGGCCTTCCAGCGCTCGGGCATCAAGCCCGAGTGGATGGTGCTCGAAGTGCTGCCGGTGCTACCGCCCGAGCTGCGTCCGCTGGTGCCGCTCGACGGTGGCCGCTTCGCGACCTCGGACCTGAACGATCTGTATCGCCGCGTCATCAACCGTAACAACCGTCTGAAGCGTCTGCTCGAGCTCAAGGCCCCGGACATCATCGTGCGCAACGAAAAGCGCATGCTGCAGGAATCGGTGGACTCGCTGCTCGACAACGGCCGTCGCGGCAAGGCGATGACCGGTGCGAACAAGCGCCCGCTCAAGTCGCTGGCCGACATGATCAAGGGCAAGAGCGGTCGTTTCCGTCAGAACCTGCTGGGCAAGCGCGTCGACTACTCGGGCCGTTCGGTGATTACCGTGGGCCCGACGCTCAAGCTGCATCAGTGCGGTCTGCCCAAGCTGATGGCGCTCGAACTCTTCAAGCCGTTCATTTTCCACAAGCTGGAAGTGATGGGCGTGGCCACGACGATCAAGGCCGCGAAGAAGGAAGTCGAGAACCAGACGCCGGTGGTGTGGGACATCCTCGAAGAGGTGATCCGCGAGCACCCGATCATGCTCAACCGCGCACCGACGCTGCACCGTCTGGGTATTCAGGCGTTCGAGCCGGTGCTGATCGAAGGCAAGGCAATCCAGCTTCACCCGCTGGTTTGCGCGGCGTTCAACGCCGACTTCGACGGTGACCAGATGGCCGTCCACGTGCCGCTGTCGCTCGAAGCGCAGATGGAAGCGCGTACCCTGATGCTGGCCTCGAACAACGTGTTGTTCCCGGCCAACGGCGATCCGTCGATCGTGCCGTCGCAGGATATCGTGCTGGGTCTGTACTACGCGACCCGAGACAAGATCAACGGTCGCGGCGAAGGCCTGTCGTTCGTCGACGTCTCGGAAGTGCTGCGCGCGTACGACAACAAGGAAGTCGAACTGGCTTCGCGCGTGAACGTGCGTATCACGGAGTACACGGTCGATCCGGAAACGGGCGAGAAGACGCCGAAGGTCACGCTGTACCCGACGACCGTCGGTCGCGCGATCCTGTCGGAAATTCTGCCGCCGGGCCTGCCGTTCTCGGTGCTCAACAAGTCGCTCAAGAAGAAGGAAATCTCGAAGCTGATCAACACGGCGTTCCGCCGCTGCGGTCTGCGCGAGACGGTGATCTTCGTCGACAAGCTGATGCAATCGGGCTTCCGCCTGGCCACGCGCGCCGGTATCTCGATCTGCGTCGACGACATGCTCGTGCCGACGAAGAAGGAAGAGCTGATCGGCGAAGCGTCGAAGAAGGTCAAGGAATACGATCGTCAGTACATGTCGGGTCTGGTCACGGCGCAGGAGCGTTACAACAACGTCGTCGACATCTGGGGTGCTACCGGTGACGCCGTGGGCAAGGCGATGATGGAGCAGCTCTCGAAGGAGAAGACGATCGACCGCGACGGCAACGCCGTGGATCAGGAGTCGTTCAACTCGATTTACATGATGGCCGACTCGGGGGCTCGCGGTTCGAGCGCCCAGATTCGTCAGCTCGCCGGTATGCGTGGCCTGATGGCCAAGCCGGACGGCTCGATCATCGAGACGCCGATTACCGCGAACTTCCGCGAAGGCCTGAACGTGTTGCAGTACTTCATCTCGACCCACGGTGCACGTAAGGGTCTGGCCGATACGGCACTGAAGACGGCAAACTCGGGTTACCTGACGCGTCGTCTGGTCGACGTGACGCAGGATCTGGTCGTGGTCGAAGACGATTGCGGCACGAGCAACGGCGTGGCGATGAAGGCGCTGGTCGAGGGCGGTGAAGTGGTCGAAGCCCTGCGCGACCGTATCCTGGGTCGCGTGGCTGTCGCCGACGTCGTGAATCCGGAAACGCAAGAGACGGTGTTCGAAGCCGGCACGCTGCTCGACGAAGATGTGGTCGAGACGATCGAGTCGCTCGGTATCGACGAAGTGCGCGTGCGCACGCCGTTGACCTGCGACACGCGCTACGGTCTGTGCGCAGCCTGCTACGGCCGCGACCTGGGCCGCGGCGCGCGCGTGAACGTCGGCGAGGCGGTGGGTGTGATCGCCGCACAGTCGATCGGTGAGCCGGGCACGCAGCTGACGATGCGTACGTTCCACATCGGTGGTGCGGCGTCGCGTGCGGCAGTGGCCTCGTCGATCGAAGCCAAGTCGAACGGTACGGTTCGCTTCACGGCAACCATGCGTTACGTGACGAACGGCAAGGGCGAGCAGATCGTGATTTCGCGTTCGGGCGAAATCCTGATCACGGACGACCATGGCCGCGAGCGCGAGCGTCACAAGGTGCCGTACGGCGCCACGCTGCTGCAACTGGACGGTGCCCAGGTCAAGGCCGGCGCCCAGCTGGGTACGTGGGATCCGCTGACGCGCCCGATCATTACCGAGCACGGCGGTATCGCCAAGTTCGAGAACGTCGAGGAAGGCGTCACGGTGGCCAAGCAGATCGACGATGTGACGGGTCTGTCCACGCTGGTCGTGATCGATCCGAAGCGTCGTGGTCCGGCGTCGAAGAACGTGCGTCCGCAGGTCAAGCTGCTCGACGAGAACGGTCAGGAAGTGAAGATCCCGGGCACCGATCACGCTGTGACGATCGGTTTCCAGGTGGGCGCACTGATTACCGTCAAGGACGGCCAGCATGTGCCGGTGGGTGAAGTGCTCGCACGTATCCCGACCGAATCGCAGAAGACCCGCGATATTACGGGGGGTCTGCCGCGCGTGGCCGAACTGTTCGAAGCGCGTGCACCGAAGGACGCCGGCATTCTGGCCGAAGTCACGGGTACCACGTCGTTCGGCAAGGACACGAAGGGCAAGCAGCGTCTGGTCATCACCGATCTGGACGGCAACCAGCACGAGTTCCTGATTCCGAAGGAAAAGCAGGTGCTGGTGCACGACGGCCAGGTGGTGAACAAGGGCGAAATGATCGTGGACGGCCCGGCCGATCCGCACGACATTCTGCGTCTGCAGGGTATCGAGGCGCTGGCGCGTTACATCGTCGACGAAGTGCAGGACGTGTACCGCTTGCAGGGTGTGAAGATCAACGACAAGCACATCGAGGTGATCGTTCGCCAGATGCTGCGTCGTGTGCAGATCGTCGATTCGGGCGATACGCGCTTCATCACCGGCGAGCAGGTCGAACGTTCGGACATGCTCGACGAGAACGACGCGATGATCGCCCAGGACAAGCGTCCGGCGCAGTACGAGAACGTGTTGCTGGGTATTACGAAGGCGTCGCTGTCGACGGATTCGTTCATCTCGGCGGCATCGTTCCAGGAAACGACGCGCGTGCTGACCGAAGCCGCGATCATGGGCAAGAAGGACGACCTGCGTGGCCTGAAGGAAAACGTCATCGTCGGTCGTCTTATCCCGGCAGGTACGGGTCTGGCGTATCACAAGGCCCGCAAGGCCCGCGAGACGTCGGATCGCGAGCGTCACGACCAGATCGCGCTGGAAGAGGCGTTTGCGCCGATGCCGACCTCGGAGGAGGAGCGCGCGGCGGAGTAA
- the nusG gene encoding transcription termination/antitermination protein NusG: MSDTGAAPSKKRWYVVQAYSGMEKSAVKALRERIVRAGMEDYFGQILVPTEEVVEIKGGHKSVTERRFYPGYVLCEMEMTDETWHLVKNTSKVTGFVGGTGNRPQPIRQAEVDKIMSQMKDGVEKPRPKTLFEVGELVRVKDGPFTDFNGSVEEVNYEKSRLRVSVTIFGRATPVELEFGQVEKI, encoded by the coding sequence ATGTCTGATACCGGGGCTGCACCGAGTAAGAAGCGCTGGTACGTCGTTCAAGCGTATTCCGGCATGGAAAAAAGTGCGGTCAAAGCGCTGCGTGAGCGTATTGTCCGTGCAGGTATGGAAGACTATTTCGGTCAGATTCTCGTTCCGACCGAAGAAGTCGTAGAAATCAAGGGTGGCCACAAGTCGGTCACCGAGCGTCGTTTCTATCCCGGCTATGTGCTGTGCGAGATGGAAATGACGGATGAGACATGGCACCTGGTGAAGAACACTTCCAAGGTGACCGGTTTTGTCGGCGGCACGGGCAATCGTCCGCAGCCGATCCGCCAGGCGGAAGTCGACAAGATCATGTCTCAGATGAAGGATGGCGTGGAAAAACCCCGTCCGAAGACGTTGTTCGAGGTAGGCGAGCTGGTACGAGTCAAGGATGGTCCTTTCACGGACTTCAACGGCTCGGTGGAAGAAGTGAACTACGAAAAGTCCCGCCTCCGTGTTTCCGTCACCATTTTTGGACGGGCGACTCCGGTAGAGCTGGAGTTCGGACAAGTCGAAAAGATCTAA
- the rpoB gene encoding DNA-directed RNA polymerase subunit beta has product MHYSFTEKKRIRKSFAKRPTVHKVPFLLATQLASYTSFLQADALASERKPEGLQAAFSSIFPIVSHNGFARLEFVSYVLGTPAFDVKECQQRGLTFCSALRAKVRLVILDKESPNKPVVKEVKEQEVYMGEIPLMTSTGSFVINGTERVIVSQLHRSPGVFFEHDKGKTHSSGKLLFSARIIPYRGSWLDFEFDPKDILYFRVDRRRKMPVTILLKAIGLTPEQILANFFVFDNFKLMPEGAQMEFVPERLRGEVARFDITDREGKVIVQKDKRVNAKHIRDLENANTKFISVPEDYLLGRVLAKNVIDGDTGEVIANANDEITESVLAKLRESDVSDIQTLYTNDLDQGSYISATLRIDETADKTAARIAIYRMMRPGEPPTEDAVEALFNRLFYSEEAYDLSKVGRMKFNRRVGRDEVLGPMTLTDDDILATIKILVDLRNGRGEVDDIDHLGNRRVRCVGELAENQFRAGLVRVERAVKERLGQAESENLMPHDLINSKPISSAIREFFGSSQLSQFMDQTNPLSEITHKRRVSALGPGGLTRERAGFEVRDVHPTHYGRVCPIETPEGPNIGLINSLALYARLNEYGFLETPYRKVVDGKVTDQIDYLSAIEEGRYVIAQANASIGGQGELTDELVSAREAGETLMVTPDRIQYMDVAPSQIVSVAASLIPFLEHDDANRALMGSNMQRQAVPCLRPEKAVVGTGIERTVAVDSGTTVQAFRGGVVDYVDAGRVVIRVNDDEAVAGEVGVDIYNLIKYTRSNQNTNINQRPIVEVGDKVARGDVIADGASTDLGELALGQNMLIAFMPWNGYNFEDSILISERVVAEDRYTSIHIEELNVVARDTKLGPEEITRDISNLAEVQLGRLDESGIVYIGAEVEAGDVLVGKVTPKGETQLTPEEKLLRAIFGEKASDVKDTSLRVPSGMSGTVIDVQVFTREGIQRDKRAQQIIDDELKGYRLDLNDQLRIVEGDAFQRLERFLVGKTANGGPKKLAKGTKLTKEYLADLDRYHWFDIRLADDEGAQQLEQIKESIEQKRHQFDLAFEEKRKKLTQGDELPPGVLKMVKVYLAVKRRLQPGDKMAGRHGNKGVVSKIVPIEDMPYMADGRPADIVLNPLGVPSRMNVGQILESHLGWAAKGLGWRIGEMLQAHTKVQEIRKFLTKIYNESGQQEDIDSLSDDEVMALARNLQNGVPFATPVFDGAHEDEIRRMLDLAFPDEIAKELGMTPSKNQVTLFDGRTGEAFERPVTCGFMHMLKLHHLVDDKMHARSTGPYSLVTQQPLGGKAQFGGQRFGEMEVWALEAYGASYVLQEMLTVKSDDVTGRTKVYENLVKGDHVIDAGMPESFNVLVKEIRSLGIDIDLERG; this is encoded by the coding sequence ATGCACTATTCCTTCACCGAGAAGAAACGCATTCGCAAGAGTTTTGCGAAGCGTCCGACCGTGCACAAGGTGCCGTTTTTGCTGGCCACCCAGCTCGCCTCGTACACATCGTTCTTGCAAGCCGACGCGCTTGCATCGGAGCGGAAGCCGGAGGGTCTGCAAGCAGCCTTCTCCTCCATTTTCCCGATCGTTTCTCACAACGGGTTCGCACGCCTGGAGTTTGTCAGCTATGTGCTCGGCACTCCCGCGTTCGATGTCAAGGAATGTCAACAGCGCGGCCTGACCTTCTGCTCGGCTCTGCGCGCCAAGGTTCGTCTGGTGATTCTCGACAAGGAATCGCCGAACAAGCCGGTAGTGAAGGAAGTCAAGGAACAGGAAGTGTACATGGGCGAAATTCCGCTCATGACCTCCACGGGTTCCTTCGTCATCAATGGCACGGAACGTGTCATCGTCTCGCAGTTGCACCGTTCGCCGGGTGTGTTCTTCGAACACGACAAGGGCAAGACGCACAGCTCGGGCAAACTGCTGTTCTCCGCGCGTATCATCCCTTACCGCGGCTCGTGGCTCGACTTCGAATTCGATCCGAAGGACATCCTGTACTTCCGCGTCGACCGCCGTCGCAAGATGCCGGTCACGATTCTGCTCAAGGCCATTGGTCTCACGCCGGAACAGATCCTCGCGAACTTCTTCGTGTTCGACAACTTCAAGCTGATGCCGGAAGGCGCGCAGATGGAGTTCGTGCCGGAGCGGCTGCGCGGTGAAGTCGCGCGCTTCGACATCACGGATCGCGAAGGCAAGGTCATCGTCCAGAAGGACAAGCGCGTCAACGCCAAGCACATCCGCGATCTGGAGAACGCCAACACCAAGTTCATCTCGGTGCCGGAAGACTACCTGCTCGGCCGTGTGCTCGCGAAGAACGTGATCGATGGCGACACCGGCGAAGTGATCGCCAACGCCAACGACGAAATCACCGAAAGCGTGCTGGCAAAGCTGCGCGAGTCGGACGTGTCGGACATCCAGACGCTGTACACGAACGATCTGGACCAGGGCTCGTACATCTCGGCCACGCTGCGCATCGACGAGACCGCCGACAAGACGGCCGCGCGTATCGCGATCTACCGCATGATGCGCCCGGGCGAGCCGCCGACCGAAGATGCGGTGGAGGCACTGTTCAACCGTCTGTTCTACAGCGAGGAAGCGTACGACCTGTCGAAGGTGGGTCGTATGAAGTTCAACCGTCGTGTGGGCCGTGACGAAGTGCTCGGACCGATGACGCTGACGGACGACGACATTCTCGCGACGATCAAGATCCTGGTGGATCTGCGCAACGGCCGCGGCGAAGTCGACGATATCGATCACCTCGGCAACCGTCGCGTGCGTTGCGTGGGCGAGCTGGCCGAGAACCAGTTCCGCGCCGGTCTCGTGCGTGTCGAGCGTGCCGTGAAGGAACGTCTGGGTCAGGCCGAGTCGGAAAACCTGATGCCGCACGACCTGATCAACAGCAAGCCGATCTCGTCGGCCATTCGCGAGTTCTTCGGTTCGTCGCAGCTCTCGCAGTTCATGGACCAGACCAACCCGTTGTCGGAAATCACGCACAAGCGTCGCGTTTCCGCACTGGGCCCGGGCGGTCTGACGCGCGAGCGTGCCGGCTTCGAAGTGCGCGACGTGCATCCGACCCACTACGGTCGCGTGTGCCCGATCGAAACGCCGGAAGGTCCGAACATCGGTCTGATCAACTCGCTGGCCCTGTACGCCCGCCTGAACGAATACGGCTTCCTCGAGACGCCGTACCGCAAGGTGGTGGACGGCAAGGTCACCGACCAGATCGACTACCTGTCGGCCATTGAAGAAGGCCGCTACGTGATCGCTCAGGCGAACGCCTCGATCGGCGGGCAAGGCGAGCTGACCGACGAACTCGTGTCGGCGCGTGAAGCCGGCGAAACGCTGATGGTCACGCCGGACCGCATCCAGTACATGGACGTGGCGCCGTCGCAGATCGTCTCGGTCGCCGCCTCGCTGATTCCGTTCCTCGAGCACGATGACGCGAACCGCGCATTGATGGGTTCGAACATGCAGCGCCAGGCCGTGCCTTGCCTGCGTCCGGAAAAGGCGGTCGTGGGTACGGGTATCGAACGTACGGTGGCTGTCGACTCGGGTACGACCGTGCAGGCGTTCCGTGGCGGTGTGGTCGATTACGTCGACGCAGGCCGTGTGGTGATTCGCGTGAACGATGACGAAGCCGTCGCCGGTGAAGTCGGCGTGGACATCTACAACCTGATCAAGTACACGCGTTCGAACCAGAACACCAACATCAACCAGCGCCCGATCGTGGAAGTGGGCGACAAGGTGGCGCGCGGCGATGTGATCGCTGACGGCGCGTCGACCGATCTGGGCGAGCTGGCGCTGGGTCAGAACATGCTGATCGCGTTCATGCCGTGGAACGGCTACAACTTCGAGGATTCGATCCTGATCTCGGAGCGTGTCGTTGCGGAAGACCGCTACACGTCGATCCACATCGAAGAGCTCAACGTGGTCGCTCGCGACACGAAGCTCGGACCCGAGGAAATCACGCGCGACATCTCGAACCTGGCGGAAGTGCAACTGGGCCGTCTGGACGAGTCGGGCATCGTGTACATCGGCGCCGAAGTCGAAGCCGGCGACGTGCTCGTGGGCAAGGTCACGCCGAAGGGCGAAACCCAGCTCACGCCGGAAGAAAAGCTGCTGCGCGCGATCTTCGGCGAGAAGGCTTCGGACGTGAAGGACACCTCGCTGCGTGTGCCCTCGGGCATGAGCGGCACCGTCATCGACGTGCAGGTGTTCACGCGTGAAGGCATCCAGCGCGATAAGCGCGCCCAGCAGATCATCGACGATGAACTGAAGGGCTATCGCCTGGACCTGAACGACCAGTTGCGTATCGTGGAAGGCGACGCGTTCCAGCGTCTGGAGCGCTTCCTGGTGGGCAAGACCGCGAACGGCGGTCCGAAGAAGCTCGCCAAGGGCACCAAGCTGACCAAGGAATACCTGGCCGATCTCGATCGCTACCACTGGTTCGACATCCGCCTGGCCGATGACGAAGGCGCCCAACAGCTCGAGCAGATCAAGGAATCGATCGAGCAGAAGCGTCACCAGTTCGACCTGGCTTTCGAAGAGAAGCGCAAGAAGCTCACGCAGGGCGACGAACTGCCGCCGGGCGTGCTGAAGATGGTCAAGGTCTACCTGGCGGTCAAGCGTCGTCTGCAGCCTGGCGACAAGATGGCCGGCCGTCACGGTAACAAGGGCGTGGTCTCGAAGATCGTGCCGATCGAGGACATGCCGTACATGGCCGACGGCCGTCCGGCCGACATCGTGCTCAACCCGCTCGGCGTGCCGTCGCGGATGAACGTGGGTCAGATTCTCGAATCGCACCTCGGCTGGGCGGCGAAGGGTCTGGGTTGGCGTATCGGCGAAATGCTGCAGGCGCACACCAAGGTCCAGGAAATTCGCAAGTTCCTGACGAAGATCTACAATGAGAGCGGTCAGCAGGAAGATATCGACAGCCTGTCGGACGACGAAGTGATGGCGCTGGCGCGCAACCTGCAGAACGGCGTGCCGTTCGCAACGCCGGTGTTCGACGGTGCGCATGAAGACGAAATCCGTCGCATGCTGGACCTGGCGTTCCCGGACGAGATCGCCAAGGAACTGGGCATGACCCCGTCGAAGAACCAGGTCACGCTGTTCGACGGCCGTACCGGTGAAGCCTTCGAGCGTCCGGTCACGTGCGGCTTCATGCACATGCTCAAGCTGCACCACCTGGTCGACGACAAGATGCACGCACGTTCGACCGGTCCGTACTCGCTGGTGACGCAACAGCCGTTGGGCGGTAAGGCCCAGTTCGGTGGTCAGCGCTTCGGTGAAATGGAAGTGTGGGCGCTGGAAGCGTACGGCGCATCGTATGTGCTGCAGGAAATGCTGACCGTGAAGTCGGATGACGTGACGGGGCGTACGAAGGTGTACGAGAACCTTGTCAAGGGCGATCACGTGATCGATGCCGGCATGCCGGAGTCGTTCAACGTGCTGGTCAAGGAAATCCGTTCGCTCGGTATCGATATCGACCTGGAGCGCGGTTAA
- the rplA gene encoding 50S ribosomal protein L1, with protein sequence MAKISKRQQALAAKVDRNKLYPVGDALALVKECASAKFDESIDVAVQLGVDAKKSDQVVRGSVVLPAGTGKSVRVAVFAQGEKAEQAKAAGAEIVGMEDLAEQIKAGNMDFDIVIASPDTMRIVGTLGQILGPRGLMPNPKVGTVTPDVATAVKNAKAGQVQFRVDKAGIIHATIGRASFEPSALQQNLSALLEALTKAKPASSKGVYLRKIALSSTMGVGVRVDQASLSA encoded by the coding sequence ATGGCTAAGATCTCGAAGCGTCAACAAGCACTGGCCGCCAAGGTCGACCGCAACAAGCTGTACCCGGTCGGCGACGCTCTGGCCCTGGTTAAGGAATGCGCAAGCGCCAAGTTCGACGAGTCGATCGACGTCGCCGTTCAGCTGGGCGTGGATGCCAAGAAGTCGGACCAAGTGGTTCGTGGTTCGGTCGTTCTGCCGGCCGGTACGGGCAAGTCGGTTCGCGTGGCTGTTTTCGCCCAGGGCGAAAAGGCTGAGCAAGCCAAGGCCGCTGGCGCTGAAATCGTGGGTATGGAAGACCTCGCCGAGCAGATCAAGGCCGGCAACATGGACTTCGATATCGTGATCGCTTCGCCGGACACGATGCGTATCGTCGGTACGCTGGGCCAGATCCTCGGCCCGCGCGGCTTGATGCCGAACCCGAAGGTCGGCACGGTGACCCCGGACGTCGCCACGGCTGTGAAGAACGCCAAGGCAGGTCAGGTGCAGTTCCGTGTCGACAAGGCCGGTATCATCCACGCGACCATCGGCCGTGCATCGTTCGAACCGAGCGCGCTGCAGCAGAACCTTTCGGCGCTGCTGGAAGCCCTGACGAAGGCCAAGCCGGCCTCGAGCAAGGGCGTCTACCTGCGCAAGATCGCTCTGTCGAGCACGATGGGCGTTGGCGTGCGTGTGGACCAGGCCAGCCTGAGCGCCTAA